A single region of the Yersinia entomophaga genome encodes:
- the orn gene encoding oligoribonuclease, with protein sequence MAGNENNLIWIDLEMTGLDPERDRIIEIATLVTDANLNILAEGPVLAVHQSDEQLALMDEWNVRTHTGSGLVERVKASPFNDHDAEMQTIAFLEQWVPAGKSPICGNSVGQDRRFLFRYMPALEAYFHYRYLDVSTLKELARRWKPEILPGFKKQNTHQALDDIRESVAELAYYREHFIQL encoded by the coding sequence ATGGCAGGAAATGAAAATAATCTGATCTGGATTGATCTGGAAATGACCGGTCTCGATCCAGAGCGGGATCGGATTATTGAGATCGCAACGTTGGTAACGGATGCCAATCTTAATATTCTGGCAGAAGGCCCGGTTTTGGCGGTGCATCAGTCTGATGAGCAACTGGCGCTAATGGATGAGTGGAATGTGCGTACTCATACCGGTAGTGGTCTGGTTGAGCGGGTAAAAGCCAGCCCATTCAACGACCATGATGCAGAAATGCAGACCATTGCTTTCCTCGAACAATGGGTGCCGGCCGGCAAATCGCCTATCTGCGGTAACAGCGTGGGTCAGGATCGCCGCTTCCTGTTCCGCTATATGCCTGCGCTGGAAGCTTATTTCCACTATCGCTATCTGGACGTCAGCACATTGAAAGAGCTGGCTCGCCGTTGGAAACCGGAAATCCTGCCGGGCTTTAAAAAGCAAAATACGCACCAGGCGCTGGACGATATTCGTGAATCTGTGGCGGAACTGGCTTATTACCGCGAACATTTTATCCAGCTTTAG